The nucleotide window CTTATTAAACCGAGAAGAACCATGACAACACCCCAACGCGGCATCATGACCCTCACCTTACTGATATTACTCAGCGGATTTTTGCTGATTGCCATGCTGTTTAATGATGATTTACTTCGTTTGTATTCATCCATTACCGCTCAGCGGCATCGGTATGTGGAACAACAGCTCACCTTGCAACAACTTAGCGTGAATGAGAAAAAAACGCGCTGTGAACAGCTTTCCACGCAAGAAAACGGTGATACGTTTCTCTTGACATTTCGGCTGGAGAATAATCCATTTGCCGATGGCTTAAGCCATTATGCGTGGTGTCAACGGGATAAGTTATTTCAAAAGCAACCAGTGCGAAACCAACATGAAAAATTGTTTGACCAGTTTATTTCCAAAGAAGGGCTTGCGCTTTTTCGTCAACAATTACAGTCTCCACCGCTAATTTTAAGCAAGTCGTCGCCTGCGGCATTGTATTGGTTCACGGCAAATGAAACCGACTGGGAGATTAACAAAAATGTGAATGCTGTGATTGTCGCCGAAGGCGATTTACACATTCGAGGGCAAGGTAAAATTAGCGGTTCGATCATTACCAAAGGGCGATTGACGTTAGATGAAAATATTAAAGTGACTTATTCCAAAAGTACGGTTACTCAGATCGTGCAACAATACAGTCGTTGGCGTTTAGCAGAGAAGAGTTGGTATGATTTTGTCGTTCCCAAAAATTAAGCACAAAGGCATGAGCTTACTGTCCTTGTTGGTGACCTTATCTGTATTCAGCGGGCTTTTCCTCACGTTTAACCAATGGGGAAATGTGCAACGCAAAAGTGCGGTGGAAATTTATCAACGTTTTCAGGCTATTCAAATTGTCGAGAATCAACGACAACGTCAGTTTCTTGGTCTCTCTTGCGAAAGCAGTATTCACCAAAATCACATTCATTTTCATATTACGTGCACGCAAAATCAGGTTACGGTGAAATATCCTCGGGGTGAAATTAGTTTATAATAGCGCAACTTATATTTGAGCGCATTTCCGGAGGCGGCGTGTTTACTGTTTATCATTCTAATCAACTTGAGGTGCAAAAGGACATTCTCGTTGAATTAATTCAACGTCAACCGCTGAGCAATCCATTACAGCCGGAAACGGTGCTGGTACAAAGTCCGGGCATGGCACAATGGTTACAGTTACAAATTGCAGAGCAAAAAGGCATTGCAGCAAATTTTGCTTTCCCGATGCCCGCCAGTTTTATTTGGCAACTTTATGCAGAAAACTTGCCCGATGTTGCGCAAAGTAATCAATTTAATAAAAACGCCATGATGTGGCGTTTGATGCACTTAATTCCTCAATATTTAGAACAAGAGGCTTTCTATCCTTTACGGCATTATCTGGCGCATTCTGTGCAATCGGAGCAATTTAAACTCTATCAACTTGCCGGGAAAATTGCCGATTTATTCGACCAATATTTGGTTTACCGCCCGGACTGGATCGCTGCTTGGGAAGCGAACCAAGAGGCAGATATTCATCATCAAATTGAAGCTCAATCCAATTTCAATAATGATCGTTTATCGGCACAGATTGAAC belongs to Aggregatibacter sp. 2125159857 and includes:
- a CDS encoding DUF5374 domain-containing protein, producing the protein MILSFPKIKHKGMSLLSLLVTLSVFSGLFLTFNQWGNVQRKSAVEIYQRFQAIQIVENQRQRQFLGLSCESSIHQNHIHFHITCTQNQVTVKYPRGEISL
- a CDS encoding DUF2572 family protein, which produces MTTPQRGIMTLTLLILLSGFLLIAMLFNDDLLRLYSSITAQRHRYVEQQLTLQQLSVNEKKTRCEQLSTQENGDTFLLTFRLENNPFADGLSHYAWCQRDKLFQKQPVRNQHEKLFDQFISKEGLALFRQQLQSPPLILSKSSPAALYWFTANETDWEINKNVNAVIVAEGDLHIRGQGKISGSIITKGRLTLDENIKVTYSKSTVTQIVQQYSRWRLAEKSWYDFVVPKN